In the genome of Desulfuromonas acetexigens, one region contains:
- a CDS encoding type IV toxin-antitoxin system AbiEi family antitoxin domain-containing protein produces the protein MNLTAEQRILDLFGKQSVVRSRDLEQYEISRMEISRLCKRGVVQRVGRGLYRLTTAGITEHQTLAEVGKAIPHGVVCLLSALRFHDLTTQAPFEVWMAIDVKAHLPKTSLPIKFVRFSGPSLREGLEVHQVEGVEIKVYCLAKTVADCFKYRHKIGLDVALEALRESCKSGRCTIDDLWRYAKVCRVSNVMRPYLEALSL, from the coding sequence ATGAATCTCACGGCGGAACAGAGAATCCTTGATCTTTTCGGCAAACAAAGCGTGGTTCGCTCCCGCGACCTGGAACAGTACGAGATTTCTCGCATGGAGATCAGTCGGCTTTGTAAGCGGGGAGTGGTCCAGCGAGTCGGGCGTGGTCTCTATCGGCTAACAACCGCAGGGATCACGGAACATCAGACTCTGGCCGAAGTTGGCAAAGCAATACCTCACGGCGTCGTCTGCCTCCTTTCCGCACTACGCTTTCATGATCTGACAACCCAAGCGCCATTCGAGGTCTGGATGGCAATTGACGTCAAAGCTCATCTTCCAAAAACCAGTCTGCCGATAAAGTTTGTCCGATTTTCCGGCCCCTCGCTCAGGGAAGGGCTGGAAGTACACCAGGTGGAAGGGGTGGAGATAAAGGTTTACTGCCTGGCCAAGACTGTTGCCGATTGTTTCAAGTACCGCCACAAGATCGGGCTTGATGTCGCGCTTGAGGCACTGCGTGAAAGCTGCAAAAGTGGTCGTTGTACAATAGATGATCTCTGGCGTTATGCGAAGGTCTGTCGGGTAAGCAACGTCATGAGGCCGTATCTGGAGGCACTGTCCCTATGA
- a CDS encoding nucleotidyl transferase AbiEii/AbiGii toxin family protein, with protein sequence MTRQHRPNIAASVRQRLLDQARSKRIDFNLLLTRYGLERFLYRLGCSEYRERFILKGAMLFPLWGVVSYRSTRDVDLLGYGESELAALVEVFRRISRTEVADDGVIFDPASVQAEDIRDQMEYAGTRIKLNADLAGARIHLQVDIGFGDVVTPAAATADYPTVLDQPAPHIRVYPRETVVAEKFQAMVHLGIANSRMKDFHDLWVLGSQFDFDGATLTAALVRTFERRNTPLPNTVPLALTPEFFLDDRKIRQWKAFLNRAGLEIKPELSEVAAFIAGFVMPLIDSGSHRGAPDGAWWQAGGPWQAGLAPTRHALI encoded by the coding sequence ATGACTCGGCAACATAGGCCCAATATCGCGGCATCGGTTCGCCAGCGTCTGCTTGACCAAGCCAGATCGAAACGGATCGATTTCAACCTCCTTCTTACCCGGTACGGCCTGGAAAGATTTCTGTACCGGCTGGGGTGCTCCGAATACCGGGAACGCTTCATCCTCAAGGGAGCAATGCTCTTCCCTCTATGGGGTGTTGTCAGTTACCGTTCGACACGGGATGTCGATTTGCTTGGTTACGGAGAAAGCGAGCTGGCCGCGCTGGTTGAAGTGTTTCGCAGGATTAGCCGGACAGAAGTGGCGGATGACGGCGTGATCTTTGACCCGGCAAGTGTCCAGGCGGAAGACATCAGGGATCAAATGGAGTATGCCGGCACAAGAATCAAGCTCAACGCGGACCTTGCCGGTGCTCGAATTCATCTGCAGGTTGATATCGGTTTCGGCGATGTGGTCACACCGGCCGCGGCTACTGCCGATTATCCCACCGTGCTCGATCAGCCGGCTCCACATATACGTGTGTATCCACGCGAAACGGTCGTTGCAGAAAAATTCCAGGCGATGGTTCACTTGGGCATTGCCAACAGCCGCATGAAAGACTTCCATGATCTGTGGGTTCTCGGAAGCCAGTTCGATTTCGACGGAGCAACACTGACAGCCGCGCTTGTCCGAACCTTTGAGCGAAGAAACACGCCCTTGCCGAACACGGTCCCATTGGCTCTGACCCCTGAATTCTTCCTTGACGACCGAAAGATCAGGCAGTGGAAAGCATTTCTCAATCGGGCGGGGTTGGAGATAAAGCCTGAGTTGTCTGAGGTTGCGGCATTTATTGCCGGGTTTGTCATGCCCTTGATAGATAGCGGTTCTCATCGGGGAGCACCCGATGGGGCATGGTGGCAAGCAGGTGGCCCATGGCAGGCGGGCCTCGCGCCCACTCGCCATGCGCTCATTTGA